Proteins encoded together in one Anopheles darlingi chromosome 3, idAnoDarlMG_H_01, whole genome shotgun sequence window:
- the LOC125956280 gene encoding ras association domain-containing protein 10-like has translation MNGCGGVGSGVPVPMALAEHRAKIIASSGGRQQQQQQQQQHQQQSSNWLLTGQLRRPSPIGAVAGGSGRRQKEASAGARKVLDPGSDGEEDDSASVRSDDNESSSETVSDCSVDEIPVWIKGEQRWISGVTDETTCADLIEVLVQQEQEQQQQQGTAAGGPVVPPAPVKDYCITERWRQVEQVLDRETKIWQIWTAWGKAQPEVKFILRRADGSHGTMASVAGATATTTTPIGGERDRDSGRGSPTGSINSAIVRRKRHRAQKSTFAWMTHGQTIHPKSSKTSIERLMKLILEQGDIIQQQLSKLRDRELQISTIEEERHRVREREHGKNYLLETYLKGLSEATETDPNALDSGITSEATTTASPEMDFAPENDSDHSAVPGVSTTAASGTTSAANNVAPPEEDPSVKEQIKLLEKIVSLNKRIQREEESAVKLFERIRRYQLEDPPDQARIELEDALTKVNASIDRESQELHLIDESLHKSDELLRERTELLKSLTEELLQQETSIPDSHAPDAKVIMDFSQPNPVMRVDRHNPQEQQQQQQQPSLSHTGTLGPSRTGFKPSNYPTLYPIAEAVGPGEPAKIVIASSTLPRNFQRPALTVPVSQQVPGAQGRLTVPDATGISVHQINKFIQCSNNLGTNCNTNRDDKICPKQLFHSAVSASAGESPSGQQLVPPGHDLTNMGTLV, from the exons ATGAACGGTTGCGGTGGCGTTGGTAGTGGTGTACCAGTGCCGATGGCACTGGCCGAGCATCGTGCAAAGATCATCGCCAGTTCCGGTGgtcgccaacagcagcagcagcagcagcagcaacatcaacaacagtcATCGAATTGGCTGCTCACTGGTCAACTTCGACGACCATCGCCGATCGGTGCCGTCGCTGGTGGTTCCGGCCGTCGTCAAAAGGAAGCCAGTGCAGGCGCACGGAAAGTGCTCGACCCTGGCAGTGACGGTGAGGAGGATGATAGTGCGTCGGTGCGGAGCGATGATAACGAATCATCGTCAGAGACGGTGAGCGATTGCTCCGTTGATGAGATACCGGTGTGGATCAAGGGCGAACAGCGATGGATCTCGGGCGTCACGGACGAGACGACGTGTGCGGATCTGATCGaggtgctggtgcagcaggagcaggaacagcagcaacagcaggggaCGGCAGCGGGAGGGCCCGTTGTGCCACCAGCCCCAGTGAAGGACTATTGCATCACGGAACGGTGGCGACAGGTGGAGCAGGTGCTAGATCGTGAGACGAAGATATGGCAAATCTGGACCGCATGGGGCAAGGCACAACCGGAG GTGAAATTCATTCTCCGTCGAGCCGATGGTTCCCATGGAACGATGGCGAGTGTTGCGGGTGCGACGGCCACCACGACGACACCCATCGGTGGTGAGCGGGATCGGGATAGTGGCCGCGGAAGCCCGACAGGCAGCATCAACAGTGCAATCGTACGGCGTAAGCGCCATCGGGCCCAAAAGTCGACCTTCGCCTGGATGACGCACGGACAGACGATCCACCCGAAGTCATCGAAGACGTCGATCGAGCGTTTGATGAAGCTAATCCTCGAGCAGGGTGACATCATACAGCAGCAACTGTCCAAGTTACG tGATCGCGAGCTACAGATCAGCACGATCGAAGAGGAGCGACATCGAGTGCGGGAACGGGAGCATGGCAAGAACTATCTGCTCGAAACGTACCTGAAGGGACTCTCCGAGGCGACCGAAACGGATCCGAATGCACTCGACAGTGGCATCACTTCAGAGGCTACTACGACGGCCTCCCCGGAGATGGACTTTGCACCGGAGAATGATTCCGATCACAGTGCGGTGCCTGGTGTCTCTACAACGGCAGCGAGTGGTACTACTTCCGCAGCAAACAATGTCGCTCCCCCCGAAGAAGATCCATCGGTAAAGGAACAGATCAAGCTACTCGAAAAGATCGTCTCCCTTAACAAACGAATCCAGCGCGAAGAAGAATCCGCGGTGAAGCTGTTCGAGCGTATCCGGCGCTACCAGCTAGAGGATCCACCGGATCAGGCACGTATCGAACTGGAGGACGCCCTGACCAAAGTGAAtgcctcgatcgatcgggaatCACAGGAGCTGCACTTGATCGATGAAAGTCTTCACAAATCGGATGAGCTGTTGCGCGAAAGAACGGAACTTCTGAAGAGCTTGACGGAGGAGCTACTGCAGCAGGAAACGAGCATACCAGACTCCCATGCACCCGATGCCAAAGTGATTATGGACTTTTCACAACCGAATCCGGTGATGCGAGTTGATCGACATAAtccccaggagcagcagcagcagcaacagcagccttcACTCAGCCACACGGGAACCCTTGGCCCTTCGAGAACGGGCTTCAAACCGTCGAACTACCCGACGCTCTACCCGATCGCGGAAGCCGTCGGTCCCGGGGAACCGGCCAAGATTGTGATCGCGAGCAGTACACTGCCAAGAAACTTCCAGCGACCGGCACTGACGGTACCGGTGTCGCAGCAGGTACCAGGGGCGCAGGGGCGTCTCACCGTACCCGATGCCACCGGTATCTCCGTCCATCAGATCAATAAGTTTATACAATGTAGCAATAATCTGGGCACCAACTGCAATACCAATCGGGACGATAAAATCTGCCCCAAGCAGCTGTTCCATTCGGCCGTCTCGGCATCGGCTGGCGAGTCCCCGAGTGGCCAACAGCTGGTACCACCGGGCCACGATCTAACCAACATGGGAACGCTTGTGTAA